Proteins encoded together in one Pantoea sp. CCBC3-3-1 window:
- the hemF gene encoding oxygen-dependent coproporphyrinogen oxidase, whose amino-acid sequence MNAPDIAKVKQFLLGLQDSICQQLAQADGKAGFEEDSWTREGGGGGRSRVLRSGAVFEQAGVNFSHVHGDRMPASATAHRPELAGRSFEAMGVSLVIHPENPYIPTSHANVRFFIAEKPGADPVWWFGGGFDLTPYYGFTEDAVHWHQTAFDLCQPFGEEVHPRFKKWCDDYFFIKHRNEQRGIGGLFFDDLNTPDFDHSFRFTQAVGEGFLKAYLPIVARRKALPWGERERNFQLYRRGRYVEFNLVWDRGTLFGLQTGGRTESILMSMPPLVRWEYDYQPQPGTPEAALYTDFLPVKEWI is encoded by the coding sequence ATGAACGCACCCGATATCGCTAAGGTTAAGCAGTTTCTGCTCGGTTTACAGGATTCGATTTGCCAGCAGCTGGCGCAGGCTGACGGCAAGGCCGGTTTTGAAGAAGACAGCTGGACGCGTGAAGGCGGCGGCGGTGGACGTAGCCGCGTGCTGCGTAGCGGTGCCGTGTTTGAGCAGGCTGGCGTAAATTTTTCCCATGTTCACGGCGATCGGATGCCCGCTTCTGCCACCGCACACCGGCCGGAACTGGCTGGCCGTAGCTTTGAAGCGATGGGCGTATCGCTGGTGATCCATCCCGAAAACCCTTATATCCCCACCAGCCATGCCAACGTGCGCTTTTTTATAGCCGAAAAGCCGGGAGCCGATCCGGTATGGTGGTTTGGCGGCGGTTTCGATCTCACGCCTTATTACGGCTTTACAGAAGATGCGGTGCACTGGCATCAAACCGCGTTCGATCTCTGTCAGCCATTTGGTGAAGAGGTGCATCCTCGCTTTAAGAAATGGTGCGATGACTACTTCTTTATCAAACACCGTAACGAGCAGCGCGGCATTGGTGGTTTGTTCTTTGACGATCTGAATACGCCCGATTTCGATCACAGCTTCCGCTTTACGCAAGCCGTCGGCGAAGGTTTTCTGAAAGCTTACCTGCCGATTGTTGCGCGTCGTAAAGCACTGCCGTGGGGCGAGCGTGAGCGTAATTTCCAGCTCTACCGTCGCGGCCGCTATGTGGAATTCAATTTAGTGTGGGATCGCGGGACGCTGTTTGGTCTGCAAACCGGCGGACGTACCGAATCGATTTTAATGTCGATGCCGCCGCTGGTTCGCTGGGAATATGACTATCAGCCGCAGCCGGGAACGCCGGAAGCGGCGCTTTATACCGATTTCCTGCCGGTTAAAGAGTGGATTTAA
- a CDS encoding helix-turn-helix domain-containing protein, which produces MSQPIDIVAGGLLRERQRAGLSLAEVARRAGVAKSTLSQLEAGNGNPSLETLWALCAALNIPFARLLEPEVNKMQVIRCGQGPMVTAELADYKAILLATCPPGARRDIYLLLTQPGSDRLSSPHPIGSVEHLILTKGRALVGLTASPVELHPGDYISYPADREHLFRALEPDTMAILVAEQR; this is translated from the coding sequence TTGTCTCAACCTATCGATATCGTTGCAGGGGGATTGTTACGGGAACGCCAGCGGGCCGGTCTCTCTCTGGCTGAAGTCGCACGCCGGGCTGGCGTGGCAAAATCGACGCTATCCCAGCTTGAGGCGGGTAATGGTAATCCGAGTCTTGAAACCCTGTGGGCGCTGTGCGCCGCGCTGAATATTCCCTTCGCGCGGCTACTGGAGCCAGAAGTGAATAAAATGCAGGTTATTCGTTGTGGCCAGGGGCCAATGGTCACCGCAGAGCTGGCTGATTATAAAGCGATTTTGCTTGCTACCTGTCCACCTGGCGCGCGGCGCGATATATATCTGCTTTTGACCCAGCCGGGTTCTGACCGGCTTTCCAGTCCGCATCCCATCGGTTCGGTTGAGCATTTAATCTTAACCAAAGGCCGGGCGCTGGTCGGGTTGACCGCTTCACCTGTTGAACTGCATCCGGGCGATTATATTTCTTATCCGGCCGATCGGGAGCATCTGTTTCGGGCGCTGGAGCCGGACACGATGGCTATCCTGGTGGCAGAGCAGCGCTAA
- a CDS encoding DUF2919 domain-containing protein: MMQNYTPDDFDAKGQLKLPLAFWAVLLLQARTWLLFVMAGASREQGASLLALFYPDTQAFWIGIGLGVPAALGLLLTGYRQRFPRIWQAWRWVLCLTLVGILALQAVSLSLDDEAASPVVILLTGFDLIALIWLGFSVRLRDCFNPRLNGE; encoded by the coding sequence ATGATGCAAAACTATACCCCCGATGATTTTGACGCGAAGGGCCAGCTGAAATTACCGCTGGCCTTTTGGGCTGTGCTGCTGCTCCAGGCGCGTACCTGGCTGCTTTTTGTGATGGCGGGTGCCTCAAGGGAACAGGGCGCGTCGCTGTTAGCGCTGTTCTATCCTGACACCCAGGCTTTTTGGATTGGGATAGGACTGGGCGTTCCTGCCGCGCTTGGTCTGCTGTTGACCGGCTATCGTCAGCGTTTTCCCCGGATCTGGCAGGCGTGGCGTTGGGTGCTTTGCCTGACGCTGGTGGGCATCCTTGCGCTTCAGGCTGTCAGCCTGTCGCTGGATGATGAAGCGGCTTCGCCTGTGGTTATCTTGTTGACCGGTTTTGACCTTATTGCCCTGATCTGGCTCGGGTTCAGCGTGCGTTTACGGGACTGTTTCAATCCACGACTGAACGGTGAATAA
- a CDS encoding AzlD domain-containing protein, whose product MTQSVIAGIALLAIGTFAMRFAGYKLGERMPLSERARTLLADAAILLLLAVAATSTFYEAGRFAGYARLTGVGVALLLAWRKAPLIVVIIAAAVAAAGMRYAGIA is encoded by the coding sequence ATGACACAGTCAGTTATCGCGGGCATTGCTTTACTGGCGATCGGCACGTTTGCCATGCGTTTTGCGGGCTATAAGCTGGGCGAACGGATGCCGCTCTCTGAGCGTGCGCGAACCCTGTTAGCCGATGCGGCTATCCTGCTGCTGCTGGCCGTTGCCGCAACGTCCACTTTCTACGAGGCTGGCCGCTTTGCCGGATACGCTCGCCTGACCGGTGTAGGGGTTGCTCTGTTGCTGGCGTGGCGAAAAGCGCCGCTGATTGTCGTTATTATCGCCGCTGCCGTCGCGGCGGCGGGAATGCGCTATGCCGGAATCGCCTGA
- a CDS encoding AzlC family ABC transporter permease: protein MALYRPVLSRNVVKAILLVCLADSLVGLSYGSLAIAEGFPLWVPMALSTMVLAGASEFMFIGIVAGGGSPLMAAAAGLLVNARHLPFGIAVKDLVGRKAASWLGCHIMNDESVVFGISQTHQAQRVAAYWFCGLGIALCWPLSVLAGASIGQLIPDTRVIGLDAVFPAILIALIFSALQKRRVAIPAAVGAVIALATVPFVPAGMPILFSLSGLFAWRHRQ from the coding sequence ATGGCGCTTTACCGCCCGGTGTTAAGCCGAAACGTGGTCAAGGCTATCTTGCTGGTTTGCCTGGCCGACAGCCTGGTCGGACTCTCCTATGGCTCGCTGGCCATCGCCGAGGGCTTTCCTTTATGGGTGCCGATGGCGCTCTCCACAATGGTGCTGGCCGGGGCATCAGAATTTATGTTCATTGGTATTGTCGCGGGCGGCGGAAGTCCGTTAATGGCCGCAGCAGCCGGTTTACTGGTCAATGCGCGGCATTTGCCTTTTGGCATCGCGGTGAAAGATTTGGTTGGGCGTAAAGCGGCCAGCTGGCTTGGATGTCACATTATGAATGACGAAAGCGTCGTCTTTGGCATTTCGCAAACGCATCAGGCACAGCGTGTTGCCGCTTACTGGTTTTGTGGTCTGGGTATTGCCCTGTGCTGGCCGTTGAGCGTGCTGGCAGGGGCGTCGATTGGACAGTTGATTCCTGATACCCGCGTCATCGGGCTGGATGCAGTTTTCCCGGCTATTTTAATCGCGCTGATTTTTTCGGCGCTGCAAAAGCGCCGTGTGGCGATACCTGCCGCCGTCGGCGCAGTTATCGCGCTGGCCACGGTTCCGTTTGTGCCGGCCGGTATGCCGATCCTTTTTTCACTGTCAGGCCTGTTTGCCTGGAGGCATCGTCAATGA
- the amiA gene encoding N-acetylmuramoyl-L-alanine amidase AmiA produces MKKGPMTPLTSRRHLLLSGLALALLTNKPARAKEAPLKTVGPHGKTHGPSASGKKIVMIDPGHGGIDSGAVGEEGSEEKHVVLEIANHIRDLLNDHPHIEARLTRESDHFIPLGERVEIAHQHGASLFMSIHADGFTSPDANGASVFALSNRGASSSMARYLSNRENAADDVGGVKVAQKDHYLQQVLFDLVQTDTIKNSLTLGKHVLNQIRPVHHLHSQHTEQAAFAVLKSPSIPSVLVETSFITNPSEERLLGTTAFRRKIASAIVDGINSYFTEFDANNRRPG; encoded by the coding sequence ATGAAAAAAGGCCCGATGACTCCGCTGACCTCCCGTCGCCATTTGCTGCTCTCTGGCCTGGCGCTGGCTTTATTAACCAATAAACCGGCTCGAGCCAAAGAAGCGCCGCTCAAAACCGTAGGGCCACATGGGAAAACTCACGGCCCGTCTGCCAGCGGCAAGAAGATCGTGATGATCGATCCCGGTCACGGTGGCATTGACTCCGGCGCGGTTGGCGAAGAAGGATCGGAAGAGAAACATGTGGTGCTGGAGATTGCTAACCACATCCGCGACTTACTGAACGACCATCCGCACATTGAGGCGCGCCTCACCCGTGAGAGCGATCATTTTATCCCTTTAGGCGAACGCGTCGAAATTGCGCATCAGCATGGTGCCAGCCTGTTTATGTCGATCCATGCCGATGGTTTTACCAGCCCGGATGCCAACGGCGCATCGGTATTCGCCCTCTCTAACCGCGGCGCAAGCAGCAGCATGGCGCGCTATCTTTCCAACAGGGAAAACGCGGCTGATGACGTGGGCGGCGTAAAAGTGGCGCAGAAAGATCATTATCTACAACAGGTACTGTTTGACCTGGTGCAAACCGATACGATCAAGAACAGCCTGACGCTGGGTAAACACGTGCTGAATCAGATCCGTCCGGTGCATCATTTGCACAGCCAGCATACCGAACAGGCAGCTTTTGCGGTGCTGAAGTCGCCGTCGATTCCGTCTGTGCTGGTAGAAACTTCATTTATTACCAATCCGTCCGAAGAGCGCTTACTGGGCACGACAGCGTTCCGCCGCAAGATTGCCAGCGCTATCGTTGACGGTATCAACAGTTATTTCACCGAATTCGATGCGAATAACCGCCGTCCCGGCTGA
- the maeB gene encoding NADP-dependent oxaloacetate-decarboxylating malate dehydrogenase has translation MDEQLKQSALDFHQYPVPGKIQVSPTKPLATQRDLALAYSPGVAAPCLEIAADPLAAHKYTARGNLVAVISNGTAVLGLGNIGALAGKPVMEGKGVLFKKFAGIDVFDIEIDETDPDRLIEVVAALEPTFGGINLEDIKAPECFYIEKALRERMNIPVFHDDQHGTAIICTAAVLNGLRVVQKNIADVRLVVSGAGASAIACMNLLVALGMQRHHIVVCDSRGVIYQGREADMVETKAAYAIPDNGKRTLDEVIADADIFLGCSGPGVMKPEMVKKMARDPLILALANPEPEILPPLAKAVRPDAIICTGRSDYPNQVNNVLCFPFIFRGALDVGATAINEAMKLAAVQAIAELALAEQSDVVASAYGDEERSFGPDYLIPKPFDPRLIVQIAPAVAKAAMASGVATRPIHDMDAYREKLGEFVYKTNLFMKPIFTQARKDPKRVVLAEGEEARVLHATQELVTLGLAKPILIGRPNVIEMRLKKLGLKIEAGKDFEVVNNQSDPRFKAYWNEYYHIMKRRGVSPEQAQRAVIGNPTLIGAIMVHRGEADALICGTIGDYHEHYDVIEKLFGFRQDVKVAGAMNALLLPSGNTFIADTYVNEDPTPEQLTELTLMAAETVRRFGIEPKVALLSHSSFGTSDGPAASKMRQTLARVQARAPELEIDGEMHGDAALVESIRQDLMPDSPLKGAANILIMPNVEAARISYNLLRVSCSEGVTVGPVLMGIAKPVHVLTPVASVRRIVNMVALAVVEAQTTPL, from the coding sequence ATGGACGAACAACTGAAGCAGAGCGCGCTCGATTTTCATCAATATCCGGTTCCTGGCAAAATTCAGGTCTCTCCAACTAAACCGCTGGCGACGCAGCGCGATCTGGCGCTGGCCTATTCGCCAGGCGTGGCGGCGCCCTGTCTTGAAATTGCTGCCGATCCGCTTGCCGCACACAAATATACGGCGCGCGGTAATCTGGTCGCGGTGATCTCGAACGGAACGGCCGTGCTGGGATTAGGGAATATCGGCGCGCTGGCAGGAAAACCGGTAATGGAAGGCAAAGGGGTACTGTTCAAGAAATTCGCCGGTATCGACGTATTTGATATTGAGATTGATGAGACGGACCCCGACCGACTGATTGAGGTGGTGGCGGCGCTGGAACCCACATTCGGCGGGATTAACCTCGAAGATATTAAAGCGCCGGAATGTTTTTACATTGAAAAAGCGCTGCGCGAGCGCATGAACATTCCGGTATTTCATGATGACCAACACGGTACCGCTATTATCTGTACGGCAGCGGTGCTAAACGGACTGCGCGTAGTGCAGAAAAATATCGCCGATGTGCGACTGGTGGTATCGGGAGCGGGCGCATCCGCCATCGCCTGTATGAATCTGCTGGTGGCGTTGGGAATGCAGCGCCACCATATCGTGGTCTGCGATTCCCGTGGCGTAATTTATCAGGGCCGCGAAGCAGATATGGTGGAAACCAAAGCGGCTTATGCTATCCCGGACAACGGAAAGCGCACGCTGGATGAAGTAATTGCTGACGCGGATATCTTCCTTGGCTGTTCAGGGCCGGGCGTGATGAAGCCGGAAATGGTCAAAAAAATGGCGCGTGACCCGCTGATTCTGGCGCTGGCCAACCCGGAACCGGAAATCCTGCCGCCGCTCGCAAAGGCTGTACGTCCCGATGCGATTATCTGCACCGGACGTTCCGATTACCCAAATCAGGTCAATAACGTGCTCTGCTTCCCGTTTATTTTTCGCGGTGCGCTGGATGTTGGTGCTACGGCAATCAATGAGGCGATGAAACTGGCGGCGGTACAGGCGATTGCGGAACTGGCGCTGGCAGAACAAAGTGACGTGGTGGCCTCCGCTTATGGCGATGAAGAACGCTCTTTCGGGCCCGATTATCTGATCCCCAAGCCTTTCGACCCGCGGCTGATTGTACAAATCGCGCCCGCCGTCGCTAAAGCAGCCATGGCGTCGGGCGTGGCGACACGTCCCATTCACGATATGGATGCCTATCGCGAAAAACTGGGAGAATTTGTCTATAAAACCAATCTGTTTATGAAACCCATCTTTACTCAGGCACGTAAAGATCCTAAACGCGTGGTGCTGGCGGAAGGGGAAGAGGCGCGAGTCCTGCATGCTACGCAGGAGCTGGTCACGCTGGGATTGGCGAAACCGATACTGATTGGTCGCCCTAATGTGATTGAGATGCGGCTGAAAAAGCTCGGGCTGAAAATCGAGGCGGGAAAAGATTTTGAGGTTGTGAACAATCAGTCCGATCCGCGCTTTAAGGCCTACTGGAACGAATATTATCACATCATGAAGCGGCGCGGGGTGTCGCCGGAGCAGGCCCAGCGCGCGGTTATCGGTAATCCAACGCTTATCGGCGCAATCATGGTTCATCGCGGCGAAGCCGATGCGCTGATTTGCGGCACTATTGGCGATTATCACGAGCATTATGACGTGATTGAAAAGCTGTTTGGCTTCCGGCAGGACGTCAAAGTGGCGGGTGCCATGAACGCGCTGCTGCTGCCGAGTGGCAATACTTTTATCGCCGACACTTACGTTAACGAAGATCCCACGCCCGAGCAGCTGACCGAGCTCACGCTGATGGCGGCAGAAACGGTGCGGCGTTTCGGTATTGAACCTAAAGTGGCGCTGCTGTCACACTCCAGTTTTGGCACGTCCGACGGTCCCGCCGCCAGTAAGATGCGCCAGACGCTGGCGAGGGTGCAGGCGCGTGCACCGGAACTGGAAATTGATGGCGAGATGCATGGCGATGCCGCGCTGGTAGAAAGTATTCGTCAGGATTTGATGCCGGACAGCCCGTTAAAAGGCGCTGCTAATATCTTGATTATGCCTAACGTGGAGGCCGCGAGGATCAGCTATAACCTGCTGCGGGTCTCCTGTTCGGAAGGGGTGACAGTGGGGCCGGTGCTGATGGGCATCGCCAAACCGGTCCACGTGTTGACGCCAGTCGCGTCGGTGCGACGTATCGTCAATATGGTGGCACTGGCGGTGGTGGAGGCACAAACGACCCCGTTATAA
- a CDS encoding GNAT family acetyltransferase: MEIRAFSQDDFEEVITLWERCDLLRPWNDPEMDIERKLKHDPDLFLVAVVGGTVVGTLMGGYDGHRGSAYYLGVHPDYQGRGFANALINRLEKKLIARGCPKINVMVREENDAVLGFYEKLEYEMQDIVLLGKRLIEDREY, encoded by the coding sequence ATGGAAATTCGCGCATTTAGCCAGGACGATTTTGAAGAAGTTATCACTCTGTGGGAGCGTTGCGATTTGTTACGCCCATGGAACGATCCTGAAATGGATATCGAGCGTAAGCTCAAACACGACCCGGACCTGTTCCTGGTCGCCGTGGTTGGCGGCACCGTGGTGGGTACGCTGATGGGCGGTTATGATGGCCACCGCGGCTCGGCCTATTATCTTGGCGTGCATCCTGACTATCAGGGACGGGGCTTCGCCAACGCATTGATTAATCGTCTTGAGAAAAAGCTGATTGCCCGCGGCTGTCCGAAAATTAACGTAATGGTGCGCGAAGAAAACGACGCCGTGCTGGGATTTTACGAGAAGCTTGAGTATGAAATGCAGGATATCGTGTTGTTAGGTAAGCGCCTGATTGAAGATCGTGAATACTAA